One window of Halorussus sp. MSC15.2 genomic DNA carries:
- a CDS encoding low temperature requirement protein A, with protein sequence MGESERQSSEVETETEGGEESADVESDPLELFFDLVFVFAFTRVTAFVSHHHSWAGLIRGVALLAALWWAWVTYSWLMDTAPTESVLSERVVVLTATALMFVAALAVPQAFGDTAVLFGVTYFVVRALHVGLSVRTTHGRARRRFLGLVPGFLGGPALLAAAGFAGEPLRSGLWVAGIGVDYGALAIGGVAKFDVHVEHFVERYRGIVIIALGESILAMGFTVAETDPQLPLRIVVAAFLGIVYVAALGWLYFDYVTLAAEEYFVGLEEYERGVVARNSYAYLHLPIIAGIIFVALGLEETVAHVSEPLGPISAVALYGGTALYLLGQNAFRVFDVGSVSVLRLLVAGAVCLSIPLAADVPALLALVGLVVLAITLVAVETLYSPLRRAVLED encoded by the coding sequence GTCGAGACCGAGACCGAGGGCGGCGAGGAGTCGGCCGACGTGGAGTCGGACCCCTTGGAACTGTTCTTCGACCTCGTGTTCGTCTTCGCGTTCACGCGGGTCACCGCCTTCGTCTCGCACCACCACTCGTGGGCCGGACTGATTCGCGGCGTCGCGCTGCTCGCGGCGCTGTGGTGGGCGTGGGTCACCTACTCGTGGCTGATGGACACGGCCCCCACCGAATCGGTGCTGTCCGAGCGAGTCGTCGTCCTGACCGCGACCGCGCTCATGTTCGTCGCCGCACTCGCCGTTCCGCAGGCGTTCGGGGACACCGCGGTCCTGTTCGGCGTCACGTACTTCGTGGTCCGGGCGCTCCACGTCGGTCTCTCGGTGCGCACGACCCACGGCCGAGCGCGGAGGCGATTTCTCGGTCTCGTCCCCGGGTTTCTGGGCGGTCCGGCGCTGCTCGCGGCCGCCGGGTTCGCGGGCGAACCGCTACGCTCGGGACTCTGGGTCGCCGGCATCGGGGTGGATTACGGCGCGCTGGCAATCGGCGGCGTCGCCAAGTTCGACGTCCACGTGGAGCACTTCGTGGAGCGATACCGCGGCATCGTCATCATCGCGCTGGGCGAGTCGATTCTGGCGATGGGGTTCACCGTGGCCGAGACCGACCCGCAACTCCCGCTCCGAATCGTCGTCGCCGCCTTTCTCGGCATCGTCTACGTCGCCGCGCTGGGGTGGCTCTACTTCGACTACGTCACGCTCGCCGCCGAGGAGTACTTCGTCGGTCTGGAGGAGTACGAGCGCGGCGTCGTCGCCCGAAACTCGTACGCTTACCTCCACCTGCCGATAATCGCGGGCATCATCTTCGTCGCGCTCGGTCTCGAAGAGACGGTCGCCCACGTCTCGGAACCGCTTGGCCCGATTTCCGCCGTGGCCCTCTACGGCGGGACCGCGCTCTACCTGCTCGGGCAGAACGCCTTCCGCGTGTTCGACGTGGGGAGCGTCAGCGTCCTGCGCCTGCTCGTCGCGGGCGCAGTCTGCCTGTCGATTCCCCTCGCGGCAGACGTCCCGGCGCTGCTCGCCCTCGTCGGTCTCGTGGTACTCGCGATTACACTCGTCGCCGTCGAGACGCTGTACTCACCGCTCCGGCGGGCCGTCCTCGAAGACTGA
- a CDS encoding HAD-IIA family hydrolase — translation MPIRSVVLDVDGTLVRGDEPVPGAIEAVDRLRERGLDLLLLSNNPTRPPADYADWLAGLGFAVGPGDVVTCGSLTADYVAAEYPDSPTYLLGEAGLREMLTARGVPLVADPDAAEVVVASIDRDFTYDRLRDALWALDGAAFVATDPDRTIPAADRPVPGSGPIVAAVAEAANRDPDAMLGKPGRTAAEAVESRVAGRGPECLVVGDRLDTDIALGERAGLTTALVLSGVSTRADAERSDVAPDHVLDSVADVESLLRA, via the coding sequence ATGCCCATCAGAAGCGTCGTCCTCGACGTAGACGGCACCCTCGTTCGCGGCGACGAACCCGTTCCCGGCGCTATCGAGGCGGTGGACCGACTCCGCGAGCGCGGTCTCGACCTCCTCCTGCTGTCGAACAACCCGACGCGGCCACCGGCCGACTACGCCGACTGGCTTGCGGGTCTCGGCTTCGCGGTCGGTCCCGGCGACGTGGTCACCTGCGGGTCGCTCACGGCGGACTACGTGGCCGCCGAGTACCCCGATAGCCCGACCTACCTGCTCGGCGAAGCGGGTCTGCGCGAGATGTTGACGGCGCGGGGCGTTCCGCTGGTCGCTGACCCAGACGCCGCCGAGGTGGTCGTCGCCTCCATCGACCGGGATTTCACGTACGACCGCCTCCGAGACGCGCTCTGGGCGCTCGACGGCGCGGCGTTCGTGGCGACCGACCCCGACCGGACGATTCCGGCGGCCGACCGTCCGGTTCCGGGGTCGGGTCCCATCGTCGCCGCCGTCGCGGAGGCCGCGAACCGCGACCCCGACGCGATGCTCGGCAAACCCGGTCGGACCGCGGCAGAGGCGGTCGAGTCGCGAGTCGCGGGCCGGGGACCGGAGTGTCTGGTCGTCGGCGACCGACTCGACACGGACATCGCGCTGGGCGAACGCGCGGGGCTGACGACCGCACTCGTTCTCTCGGGCGTGAGCACCCGCGCGGACGCGGAGCGTTCGGACGTAGCCCCGGACCACGTCCTCGATTCGGTCGCCGACGTGGAGTCGCTCCTCCGAGCCTGA
- a CDS encoding PGF-CTERM sorting domain-containing protein, with protein sequence MNRERILAGGIALVVAVSVLAVAVVPGTIAESESDPVRPGHLDIQEVSIAPGTVSGGTATLRVDSRLSHSRGESENVTVLVRAVHLESGLVETTKRTAVPTISGEREVSVVQNLSVERSGGYRVETVVFRDGVRIAEGSKEVRGVGTLTPEYARTSVRFHWQGDDGLPPIEYTIGKTTGNRTTLDVSTFLTNEGDAPSEELRVVFTARQADSNIVADRASVEVGTVRPGRTVTPNVELAVPDGYNYYLDAVLWKDGVIVGTARSVANLNPTETVRANETVREVGLEVGDFENGPTGGRGAPETTVEEAASAGGVPGFGTSVAALALVGALLLARRHA encoded by the coding sequence ATGAACCGTGAGCGGATACTGGCGGGCGGAATCGCGCTCGTCGTCGCGGTGTCGGTCCTCGCCGTCGCCGTGGTCCCCGGGACGATAGCCGAGTCCGAGTCGGACCCGGTCCGGCCCGGCCACCTCGACATCCAAGAGGTGTCCATCGCGCCCGGGACGGTATCCGGCGGCACTGCGACTCTCCGAGTCGATTCCCGGCTCTCCCATTCGAGGGGCGAATCCGAGAACGTGACCGTCCTCGTTCGGGCGGTCCACCTCGAATCCGGACTGGTCGAAACGACGAAGCGGACGGCCGTCCCGACTATCTCGGGCGAGCGCGAGGTGTCGGTCGTCCAGAACCTCTCGGTCGAGCGCTCGGGCGGGTACCGAGTCGAGACCGTCGTCTTCCGCGACGGTGTCCGTATCGCCGAGGGCAGCAAAGAGGTCCGGGGCGTGGGTACCCTGACGCCGGAGTACGCCCGGACCAGCGTTCGATTCCACTGGCAGGGCGACGACGGTCTGCCGCCGATTGAGTACACCATCGGAAAGACGACGGGCAACCGGACGACCCTCGACGTTTCGACGTTCCTGACGAACGAGGGTGACGCGCCGTCCGAGGAGTTACGGGTCGTGTTCACCGCGAGGCAGGCCGACTCGAACATCGTCGCCGACCGCGCGTCGGTCGAGGTCGGCACCGTCCGACCCGGGCGGACCGTCACCCCGAACGTCGAACTCGCGGTCCCCGACGGCTACAACTACTACCTCGACGCGGTGCTGTGGAAGGACGGCGTCATCGTCGGCACCGCCCGGAGCGTGGCGAACCTGAACCCGACCGAGACCGTCCGAGCGAACGAGACGGTCCGAGAGGTCGGACTGGAGGTCGGCGACTTCGAGAACGGCCCGACGGGCGGCCGAGGAGCGCCCGAGACGACCGTCGAGGAGGCGGCGTCTGCCGGTGGCGTACCCGGATTCGGAACCAGCGTGGCCGCCCTCGCACTGGTCGGCGCGCTACTCCTCGCACGGAGGCACGCATGA
- a CDS encoding FxsA family protein: MSKRVLIALLLIPLLDALFLVVVATQLGAVLTVALVVLTALVGTLFVRAEGRHTIRRLQEAVGNGEVPADELTDGALLIAAGAFLLTPGLVTDAVGFLLAFPPTRILVREAVQKWVVTPYIEKKTGGFATGNIYTFGFPNAEDVSGTGTGASGAGGSASRSQSESSDDTYRVDDDSYDIEFEDDEK, encoded by the coding sequence ATGTCAAAACGCGTACTGATTGCACTCCTACTCATCCCGCTGCTAGACGCGTTGTTCCTCGTCGTCGTCGCGACGCAACTCGGGGCCGTGCTCACGGTCGCACTGGTCGTCCTGACCGCGTTGGTCGGCACACTGTTCGTCCGCGCGGAGGGCCGCCACACCATCCGGCGACTCCAAGAGGCCGTCGGAAACGGCGAGGTCCCGGCCGACGAACTCACCGACGGCGCGCTGCTCATCGCGGCGGGCGCGTTCCTGCTCACGCCCGGTCTGGTTACCGACGCGGTGGGCTTCCTGCTGGCGTTCCCGCCCACGCGCATCCTCGTGCGTGAGGCGGTCCAGAAGTGGGTCGTCACGCCTTATATCGAGAAGAAGACCGGCGGATTCGCCACCGGGAACATCTACACGTTCGGGTTCCCGAACGCGGAGGACGTGAGCGGAACCGGTACAGGCGCAAGTGGCGCTGGCGGGTCGGCGTCGCGGAGTCAGTCCGAATCCTCGGACGACACCTACCGCGTGGACGACGACTCATACGACATCGAGTTCGAAGACGACGAGAAGTAG
- the nhaC gene encoding Na+/H+ antiporter NhaC, with protein MASLDFEPLTYGELSPERRPTLAQALVPVLGVIVFLGIGSGYLKLAPHGPLLWSIVLTGLVGYYWMDLSWDDLYDGMANSLLMGLQALLILFTIYALIATWVSAGTIPGLMYYGLSVLTPTVFLPVTAILAAVVAFSIGSSWTTAGTLGVAFIGIGSGLGIPEPMTAGAILSGAYAGDKQSPLSDTTNLAAAVTNTDLYDHIRAMRTGTAIALGIALVLYALLGLRAGGAIPQGRVAEIQGALAGTYNLSPLVFLPLVVTFGLALYGYPALPSLVAGVFAGVFTTIVVQGAGFTAAWDVFLNGTAPETGTQLVNDLLAAGGLSGSAWTITVVVAALSLGGLLEGLGILAVLAHHLAEGIRSRTGLVVSSGVSAILVNLFSAQQYMAIVIPGMTLRNLYDEYDLESSDLSRAVEASGTPTGALIPWHAGGVYMASVFGVSTMAYFPYYFFAFLSPLVLFAMALTGRATTPKDTPESSAAASADD; from the coding sequence ATGGCTTCGCTCGACTTCGAACCGCTGACGTACGGAGAACTGTCGCCGGAGCGACGGCCGACGCTCGCACAGGCGCTCGTGCCCGTACTCGGCGTAATCGTCTTCCTCGGAATCGGGTCGGGGTATCTCAAACTCGCGCCCCACGGCCCGCTACTCTGGAGTATCGTGCTGACGGGACTCGTCGGCTACTACTGGATGGACCTCTCGTGGGACGACCTGTACGACGGCATGGCCAACAGTCTGCTGATGGGACTGCAGGCGTTGCTCATCCTATTCACCATCTACGCGCTCATCGCGACGTGGGTCAGCGCGGGGACGATTCCCGGCCTGATGTACTACGGCCTGTCGGTTCTCACGCCCACGGTCTTCCTGCCCGTGACCGCGATACTCGCCGCGGTGGTCGCGTTCTCCATCGGGTCGTCGTGGACGACTGCCGGGACGCTCGGCGTCGCGTTCATCGGAATCGGGTCGGGTCTCGGCATCCCCGAACCGATGACCGCCGGTGCGATTCTGAGCGGGGCGTACGCCGGTGACAAGCAGTCGCCGCTCTCGGACACGACGAACCTCGCGGCCGCGGTCACGAACACCGACCTCTACGACCACATCCGAGCGATGCGCACGGGAACCGCCATCGCGCTCGGCATCGCGTTGGTCCTCTACGCCCTGCTCGGTCTCCGGGCGGGCGGCGCGATTCCCCAAGGGCGGGTCGCCGAGATTCAGGGCGCGCTGGCGGGCACCTACAACCTCTCGCCGCTCGTGTTCCTCCCGCTGGTCGTCACCTTCGGTCTCGCGCTCTACGGTTACCCCGCGCTCCCCTCGCTGGTCGCCGGGGTCTTCGCGGGCGTGTTCACCACCATCGTCGTGCAGGGCGCCGGCTTCACGGCCGCGTGGGACGTGTTCCTCAACGGCACCGCGCCCGAGACCGGAACCCAACTGGTCAACGACCTGCTGGCCGCCGGGGGTCTCTCGGGGTCGGCGTGGACCATCACCGTCGTCGTCGCCGCGCTCTCGCTGGGCGGCCTGTTAGAGGGACTCGGCATCCTCGCGGTGCTGGCCCACCACCTCGCGGAGGGAATCCGGAGCAGGACCGGACTGGTCGTCAGTTCCGGCGTCTCCGCGATTCTGGTCAACCTGTTCAGCGCCCAGCAGTACATGGCCATCGTGATTCCGGGGATGACGCTCCGGAACCTCTACGACGAGTACGACCTCGAAAGCAGCGACCTCTCCCGAGCGGTCGAGGCCTCGGGGACGCCCACGGGGGCGCTCATCCCGTGGCACGCCGGCGGGGTCTACATGGCCTCGGTGTTCGGCGTCTCGACGATGGCGTACTTCCCGTACTACTTCTTCGCCTTCCTCTCGCCGCTCGTCCTGTTCGCCATGGCGCTTACCGGACGCGCCACCACACCGAAGGACACCCCCGAATCGTCGGCGGCCGCGTCGGCCGACGACTGA
- a CDS encoding VOC family protein — translation MSAITFFATTDSERVVEFYTDTVGADVWLEQPDCTILKYDNQLLGFCEREEADTEGIVTFVYPDRESVDAMYETLADRARDEPHENETYEIYQFFATDPDGRTVEFQTFLHPTDDV, via the coding sequence GTGAGCGCGATTACGTTCTTCGCAACGACCGACTCGGAGCGCGTCGTCGAGTTCTACACCGACACCGTGGGCGCGGACGTGTGGCTCGAACAACCCGACTGCACGATTCTGAAGTACGACAACCAACTGCTCGGCTTCTGCGAGCGAGAGGAGGCCGACACCGAGGGAATCGTGACCTTCGTCTACCCCGACCGGGAGAGCGTGGACGCGATGTACGAGACGTTGGCCGACCGCGCCCGCGACGAACCCCACGAGAACGAGACGTACGAGATTTACCAGTTCTTCGCGACGGACCCTGACGGGCGAACCGTGGAGTTCCAGACGTTCCTGCATCCGACGGACGACGTGTAG
- a CDS encoding DUF502 domain-containing protein: MGQGESPAGAARDTGESLYDGLLSVVVTGIAVIVPLVVTVWVLATVVEFIAGAFAPLVAVLEWTGAVAFLRSLWLAEFFAGLGIYSAVFEYVPELVAGTILVGSIVAIGSLAHVRYGERLVVAVDSALAEIPGVGTVYKSFRRVGDAMLGSEAENFEDVKVVEYPREGSYILGFETADSPAAISEAVGEDDLVAMFLPFAPNPVMGGYLAHIPEDRVYDVDMTVEEGVRTIITSGIATGEDDDEFAVGNIPGVEHEKDSPAKAD, encoded by the coding sequence ATGGGGCAAGGGGAGTCACCAGCGGGGGCGGCCCGCGATACCGGCGAATCGCTCTACGACGGACTGCTCAGCGTCGTCGTCACCGGAATCGCCGTCATCGTCCCGCTCGTCGTGACCGTCTGGGTACTGGCGACGGTGGTCGAGTTCATCGCGGGTGCGTTCGCGCCCCTCGTCGCGGTTCTGGAGTGGACCGGCGCGGTCGCGTTCCTCCGGTCGCTGTGGCTGGCAGAGTTCTTCGCCGGGTTGGGCATCTACAGCGCGGTGTTCGAGTACGTCCCGGAACTGGTCGCCGGGACGATTCTGGTGGGGAGCATCGTGGCTATCGGGAGCCTCGCACACGTCAGATACGGCGAGCGCCTCGTGGTCGCGGTGGACTCCGCGCTGGCCGAGATACCGGGAGTCGGAACGGTGTACAAGAGTTTCCGGCGGGTCGGCGACGCGATGCTCGGGAGCGAGGCCGAGAACTTCGAGGACGTGAAGGTCGTCGAGTACCCCCGCGAGGGGTCGTACATCCTCGGCTTCGAGACGGCCGACTCCCCGGCGGCCATCTCCGAGGCGGTCGGCGAGGACGACCTCGTGGCGATGTTCCTCCCGTTCGCGCCCAACCCGGTGATGGGCGGCTATCTCGCTCACATCCCGGAGGACCGGGTGTACGACGTGGACATGACCGTCGAGGAGGGCGTCCGGACAATCATCACCAGCGGCATCGCGACCGGGGAGGACGACGACGAATTCGCCGTGGGCAACATTCCGGGAGTGGAACACGAGAAGGACAGTCCGGCGAAGGCCGACTGA
- a CDS encoding dipeptide epimerase, producing the protein MSLATDFERVSLPLENAFTIARGTQETAENVVVRIEDEDGTEGIGAAAPSAHYGETADTVEAVLPDLLEAVEDVGDPHQLDRIERRMAETVERNPAARCAVSVALHDLAAKRADLPLYRYWGLDPEAAVSTSYTIGIDSTERMAEKTETAVERGYSTLKVKVGTDRDEEIISTVRDRAPDATIRVDANEAWSPREAVRKIDRLAAYDLEFVEQPVPAADPEGLKFVRDRSALPIAADESCVTLPDVPRIADKADIANLKLMKCGGLREAKRMIHTARAHGLEVMLGCMIETNAAISAAAHLAPLLDYADLDGSLLLAEDPYDGVPMPEGDIDLAGLDRAGTGARRE; encoded by the coding sequence ATGAGTCTCGCGACCGACTTCGAGCGGGTCTCGCTCCCGCTGGAGAACGCCTTCACCATCGCGCGCGGGACCCAAGAGACCGCCGAGAACGTCGTCGTCCGAATCGAGGACGAGGACGGCACCGAGGGTATCGGCGCGGCCGCGCCCTCCGCACACTACGGCGAGACCGCCGACACCGTCGAGGCCGTCCTGCCGGACCTGCTCGAAGCGGTCGAGGACGTGGGCGACCCCCACCAACTCGACCGCATCGAGCGCCGGATGGCCGAGACCGTCGAGCGCAACCCCGCCGCCAGATGCGCGGTCAGCGTCGCGCTCCACGACTTGGCGGCCAAGCGCGCCGACCTGCCGCTGTATCGCTACTGGGGACTGGACCCCGAAGCGGCGGTCTCGACCTCCTACACCATCGGCATCGACTCGACCGAGCGGATGGCCGAGAAGACCGAGACCGCGGTCGAACGCGGCTACTCCACGCTGAAGGTCAAGGTCGGCACCGACCGCGACGAGGAGATAATCTCGACGGTCCGCGACCGCGCGCCCGACGCTACCATCCGCGTGGACGCCAACGAAGCGTGGTCGCCCCGCGAGGCGGTTCGGAAGATAGACCGCCTCGCGGCGTACGACCTCGAATTCGTGGAGCAACCCGTCCCGGCCGCCGACCCGGAGGGCCTGAAGTTCGTCCGGGACCGGTCGGCGCTCCCCATCGCGGCCGACGAGTCGTGCGTGACCCTCCCCGACGTGCCCCGCATCGCGGACAAAGCCGACATCGCCAACCTGAAACTGATGAAGTGCGGCGGCCTGCGCGAGGCCAAGCGGATGATTCACACCGCCCGCGCCCACGGACTTGAGGTCATGCTCGGGTGCATGATAGAGACGAACGCCGCCATCTCGGCGGCGGCCCACCTCGCGCCCCTGCTGGACTACGCCGACCTCGACGGGTCGCTGCTGCTCGCGGAGGACCCCTACGACGGCGTTCCGATGCCCGAGGGCGACATCGACCTCGCCGGACTCGACCGGGCCGGAACCGGCGCGCGACGCGAGTAG
- a CDS encoding threonine--tRNA ligase — MRLLFVHSDHLEFETTTEAGAGLAETEGVPMEGRMEDCVTAFVSVEREDETDLDAVVENAADELRDVTGRLNTRKVVLYPYAHLSDDLASPDSAKTALQNLESELDADYDVLRAPFGWYKAFEVSCKGHPLSELSRHVTPDRGEGDADAETADRAPSEWKLLFPEGGTAALPERDALNTLDAEDADRVSDDMRALVADEVEGKTASEGDEPAHVELMREKELVGYDELSDVGNLRWYPRGKLVRDSLMEYVNDLAVEYGGMPVETPVMYDLGVRAVREHADEFGERQYRFESGDRRMMLRFAACFGQFSIMRDMHVSENDLPLRIYEMSTYSFRREQRGEVMGLKRQRAFTMPDMHTATRDVEQAKEELRAQAKLALGTSEDLDVNYEPVVRVTRGFYEDNEAWVESLVEDLGNPALLEILPERHHYWSAKVDFAAIDRLGRPIENPTVQIDVESAERFDITYDTGEESHYPPILHYSPSGGIERVLAALLETAAGRETPRLPTWLSPTQVRFVPVGEEHVEYCDALAEDLESAGLRADVDEREESVGKRIARAETDWVPYYAVVGDRETEGDSEGLKVSVRGEGEEREMEFEELRAAVLEDVGDLPKKRRYLPKHVSKHPRFTGR, encoded by the coding sequence ATGCGACTCCTGTTCGTCCACTCCGACCACCTCGAGTTCGAAACCACCACGGAGGCCGGAGCGGGACTCGCCGAGACCGAAGGCGTCCCGATGGAGGGCCGGATGGAGGACTGCGTGACCGCGTTCGTCAGCGTCGAGCGCGAGGACGAGACCGACCTCGACGCGGTGGTCGAGAACGCCGCCGACGAACTCCGGGACGTGACCGGCCGACTCAACACCCGGAAGGTCGTCCTCTACCCGTACGCCCACCTGAGCGACGACCTCGCGTCGCCGGACAGCGCCAAGACCGCCCTCCAAAATCTCGAGTCGGAACTCGACGCCGACTACGACGTTCTGCGCGCACCCTTCGGCTGGTACAAGGCCTTCGAAGTCTCGTGTAAGGGCCACCCGCTCTCGGAACTCTCCCGGCACGTCACGCCCGACCGCGGCGAGGGAGACGCGGACGCGGAGACCGCCGACCGCGCGCCCAGCGAGTGGAAACTCCTGTTCCCCGAAGGCGGGACCGCGGCCCTCCCCGAGCGGGACGCATTGAACACGCTCGACGCCGAGGACGCCGACCGCGTGAGCGACGACATGCGCGCCCTCGTCGCCGACGAAGTGGAGGGGAAGACCGCCAGCGAGGGCGACGAACCGGCCCACGTCGAACTCATGCGTGAGAAGGAACTGGTCGGCTACGACGAACTCAGCGACGTCGGCAACCTGCGGTGGTACCCCCGCGGAAAACTGGTCCGGGACTCGCTAATGGAGTACGTGAACGACCTCGCGGTCGAGTATGGCGGGATGCCGGTCGAGACGCCAGTGATGTACGACCTCGGGGTCCGGGCGGTCCGGGAACACGCCGACGAGTTCGGCGAGCGCCAGTACCGGTTCGAGTCGGGCGACCGCCGGATGATGCTGCGGTTCGCGGCCTGCTTCGGCCAGTTCTCCATCATGCGCGACATGCACGTCTCGGAGAACGACTTGCCGCTCCGCATCTACGAGATGTCCACCTACTCGTTCCGGCGCGAACAGCGCGGCGAGGTGATGGGCCTGAAGCGCCAGCGCGCGTTCACCATGCCCGACATGCACACCGCGACCAGAGACGTGGAGCAGGCCAAGGAGGAACTCCGGGCGCAGGCGAAACTCGCCCTCGGGACGAGCGAGGACCTCGACGTGAACTACGAACCCGTCGTCCGAGTGACCCGCGGATTCTACGAGGACAACGAGGCGTGGGTCGAGTCGCTGGTCGAGGACCTCGGCAACCCTGCACTCCTCGAAATCCTGCCCGAGCGCCACCACTACTGGTCGGCCAAGGTGGACTTCGCGGCCATCGACCGACTGGGCCGCCCCATCGAGAACCCCACGGTCCAGATAGACGTCGAGAGCGCCGAGCGATTCGACATCACCTACGACACCGGCGAGGAGTCCCACTACCCGCCGATTCTCCACTACTCGCCGTCGGGCGGCATCGAGCGCGTGCTGGCCGCCCTGCTGGAGACGGCCGCCGGGCGCGAGACGCCGCGACTGCCGACGTGGCTCTCGCCCACGCAGGTCCGATTCGTCCCGGTCGGCGAGGAACACGTCGAGTACTGCGACGCCCTCGCCGAGGACCTCGAATCGGCGGGCCTCCGGGCCGACGTCGACGAGCGCGAGGAGTCGGTCGGCAAGCGCATCGCCCGGGCCGAGACCGACTGGGTGCCCTACTACGCGGTCGTCGGGGACCGCGAGACCGAGGGGGACTCCGAAGGTCTCAAGGTCAGCGTTCGCGGGGAGGGCGAGGAGCGGGAGATGGAGTTCGAGGAGTTGCGAGCGGCAGTCCTCGAAGACGTGGGCGACCTGCCGAAGAAGCGACGCTATCTGCCGAAACACGTCAGCAAACACCCTCGTTTCACCGGGCGATAG